In a single window of the Populus alba chromosome 16, ASM523922v2, whole genome shotgun sequence genome:
- the LOC118033107 gene encoding heat shock 70 kDa protein 17, protein MSLLKLGFGLVLLLLSLNSIPSESAVSSIDLGSEWIKVAVVNLKPGQTPISIAINEMSKRKTPALVAFQSGTRLLGEEALGIAARYPDKVYSHLRDMLGKSYEKVKGFLEAMYLPYDAVKDSRGAVAFRVEDGDEGGNVGLYSVEELLGMILGFAGDLAEFHSKVVVKDAVVGVPAYFGQAERRGLVQAAQLAGINVLALINEHSGAALQYGIDKDFSNGSRYVVFYDMGASSTYAALVYFSAYNAKEFGKTVSVNQFQVKDVRWDPELGGQTMESRLVEYFADEFNKQVGNGVDVRKFPKAMAKLKKQVKRTKEILSANTVAPISVESLYDDRDFRSTITREKFEELCADLWDRSLVPLKEVLKHSGLDLDELYAVELIGGATRVPKLQAKLQEFLGKNELDKHLDADEAVVLGSSLHAANLSDGIKLNRKLGMVDGSSYGLVVELDGPDLLKDESTRQLLVPRMRKLPSKMFRSIIHTKDFEVSLSYEPDLLPPGVTSPVFAQYSVSGLADASEKYSSRNLSSPIKANLHFSLSRSGILSLDRADAVIEISEWVEVPKKNLTVENTTTTSPNITLETDTKNTTEESDEKLNSDGVTDNTSINVTEEPSTTEPITEKKLKRRTFRVPLKIVEKTVGPGMPLSEEYLAQAKRKLEELNEKDAERRRTAELKNTLEGYIYSTKEKLETTEEFEKISTDDERKSFIEKLDEVQEWLYTDGEDATAKEFQERLDSLKAFGDPIFFRYKELSARPTAIELARKYIGELQQIVQGWETKKPWLPKDRVDEVVSDADKLKSWLDEKEAEQKKASGFSTPVLTSEEIYSKVLNLQDKVASVNRIPKPKPKVEKPKKNKTETSGDNTNSADSTSGETPEKEKQTTDSDGSAEEKINPEGSADEKANPEPEVHDEL, encoded by the exons atgagtttattaaaattaggGTTCGggttagtattattattattatcattaaattcAATTCCGTCAGAATCAGCTGTTTCGAGCATAGATCTAGGTTCGGAATGGATAAAAGTAGCGGTAGTAAACCTAAAACCAGGCCAAACCCCAATTTCTATAGCAATTAACGAAATGTCGAAGAGAAAAACCCCAGCTTTAGTTGCATTCCAATCTGGAACTCGGCTTTTAGGCGAAGAAGCATTGGGGATTGCTGCGCGGTATCCAGATAAAGTGTATTCACATTTGCGAGATATGTTAGGGAAATCGTATGAGAAAGTTAAGGGATTTCTGGAAGCAATGTATTTGCCGTATGATGCGGTGAAGGATTCGAGAGGGGCAGTTGCGTTTAGGGTTGAGGATGGGGATGAGGGTGGGAATGTGGGGTTGTATTCGGTGGAGGAGTTGTTGGGGATGATTTTGGGTTTTGCAGGGGATTTGGCGGAGTTTCATTCGAAGGTCGTGGTTAAGGATGCAGTGGTTGGAGTGCCGGCATATTTTGGGCAGGCGGAGAGGAGGGGTTTGGTTCAGGCGGCGCAATTGGCGGGGATTAATGTGCTTGCTTTGATTAATGAGCATTCTGGTGCTGCATTGCAATATGGGATTGATAAGGATTTTTCTAATGGGTCGCGGTATGTTGTGTTTTATGACATGGGTGCGAGTAGCACTTATGCTGCACTTGTTTACTTCTCAGCGTATAATGCTAAGGAGTTTGGAAAGACTGTGTCTGTTAATCAATTTCAG GTTAAGGATGTCAGATGGGACCCAGAACTTGGAGGTCAGACTATGGAATCAAGGTTGGTGGAGTACTTTGCTGATGAGTTTAATAAACAAGTTGGAAATGGGGTTGATGTGAGGAAGTTTCCCAAGGCAatggctaaattgaagaaacaaGTCAAACGGACGAAAGAAATCTTGAGTGCAAACACTGTGGCCCCAATATCAGTTGAATCCCTCTATGATGATCGGGACTTCAG GAGCACCATAACACGTGAGAAGTTTGAAGAGCTCTGTGCAGATCTGTGGGACAGATCTCTTGTACCTCTCAAGGAAGTTCTGAAGCATTCAGGTTTAGACTTGGACGAGTTATATGCAGTAGAGCTTATAGGAGGTGCTACCAGAGTCCCTAAGTTGCAG GCTAAGCTCCAGGAATTTCTTGGAAAGAATGAGCTGGACAAACATCTAGATGCCGATGAAGCTGTAGTTCTTGGTTCATCTTTACATGCTGCAAATTTGAGTGATGGAATCAAATTGAATCGCAAGCTAGGAATGGTTGATGGTTCATCATATGGATTGGTAGTTGAATTAGACGGACCTGATCTGCTGAAAGATGAGAGCACCAGGCAATTGCTTGTTCCTAGGATGAGAAAACTCCCCAGTAAG atGTTCAGATCCATCATTCATACAAAAGATTTTGAAGTTTCACTGTCATATGAGCCTGATCTTTTACCACCTGGTGTTACCTCCCCTGTTTTTGCTCAGTATTCTGTGTCTGGTCTAGCAGATGCAAGTGAGAA GTATTCCTCTCGGAATTTGTCATCCCCCATCAAGGCAAATCTGCATTTCTCTCTTAGCAGAAGTGGAATTCTTTCTTTGGATCGAGCTGATGCTGTTATTGAAATATCAGAATGGGTGGAAGTTCCTAAAAAGAACCTGACTGTGGAAAACACAACCACCACATCTCCAAATATAACACTTGAAACTGACACTAAGAACACTACAGAAGAAAGTGATGAAAAGTTGAATTCTGATGGTGTGACTGACAACACATCCATCAACGTTACTGAAGAACCAAGTACTACTGAACCCATTACAGAGAAGAAGCTGAAAAGGCGGACTTTTAGGGTTCCCCTGAAG atTGTTGAGAAGACAGTGGGACCTGGAATGCCTCTGTCGGAAGAATATCTAGCTCaagctaaaagaaaattagaagaattgaaCGAAAAGGATGCAGAGCGAAGAAGAACTGCCgagttgaaaaatactttggaaggatatatatattctacTAAAGAAAAG CTTGAGACAACTGAAGAGTTTGAGAAAATTTCTACTGATGATGAACGGAAATCCTTCATTGAAAAGCTTGATGAG GTCCAAGAGTGGCTGTACACAGACGGTGAAGATGCCACAGCAAAAGAGTTTCAGGAACGCCTAGATTCACTAAAAGCTTTTGGTGACCCAATATTTTTCAG gTATAAAGAACTTTCAGCAAGACCAACAGCAATAGAGTTAGCTAGAAAGTACATTGGTGAGCTGCAACAG ATTGTACAGGGCTGGGAGACAAAGAAACCTTGGCTTCCGAAGGACAGAGTAGATGAG GTGGTGAGTGATGCTGACAAGTTAAAGAGTTGGCTGGATGAAAAGGAGGCTGAACAGAAGAA GGCTTCAGGATTCAGCACACCAGTACTGACATCTGAAGAAATATATTCGAAGGTGTTGAATCTGCAAGACAAG GTCGCCAGTGTTAACAGAATTCCCAAGCCAAAGCCAAAAGTTGAGAAGCCTAAGAAGAACAAAACTGAGACCAGCGGAGACAAC
- the LOC118033208 gene encoding OVARIAN TUMOR DOMAIN-containing deubiquitinating enzyme 11 isoform X1 yields MTERYSNASVSSTSSLNSSFPDTEDDQTIASILAEEGNSQVAGRLGKRLSHLDSIPHTPRVNGEIPDVNDATLDHERLSERLATYGLEELKIEGDGNCQFRALADQLFCSPDYHKHARKQIVKQLKHHRKMYEGYVPMKYRSYVKKMKKSGEWGDHVTLQAAADRFGAKICVLTSFRDTCYIEIFPKDRSPTREIWLSFWSEVHYNSLYENGDVPTRVARKKYWFF; encoded by the exons ATGACTGAAAGGTATAGTAATGCAAGTGTGAGCTCGACTTCAAGTTTGAATAGCAGCTTTCCAGATACAGAGGATGACCAAACCATTGCAAGCATTTTAGCAGAAGAGGGAAATTCTCAAGTTGCAGGAAGGCTGGGGAAGAGACTCTCGCACTTGGACTCCATCCCG CACACTCCAAGGGTTAATGGTGAGATACCTGATGTGAATGATGCAACCTTAGACCATGAGCGGCTGTCTGAAAG GTTGGCTACATATGGTTTAGAAGAACTAAAAATCGAAGGTGATGGGAATTGCCAG TTTCGAGCATTAGCAGACCAGTTGTTTTGTAGTCCAGATTACCACAAACATGCAAGGAAACAAATAGTCAAGCAG CTAAAGCATCACAGAAAAATGTATGAAGGATATGTCCCAATGAAGTATAGAAGCTAtgtgaagaagatgaaaaa GTCAGGGGAATGGGGGGATCATGTAACCCTACAAGCAGCTGCAGATAGA TTTGGAGCCAAAATTTGTGTGTTAACATCTTTCCGGGACACATGCTATATCGAAATCTTTCCGAAAGACAGGAGTCCAACCAGAG AAATTTGGCTAAGCTTTTGGAGTGAAGTTCATTACAATTCATTGTAcgaaaatggag ATGTTCCCACCAGAGTAGCAAGAAAAAAGTACTGGTTTTTCTAG
- the LOC118033208 gene encoding OVARIAN TUMOR DOMAIN-containing deubiquitinating enzyme 11 isoform X2 — protein MKSLSKATCCVDFLSERETITSSPKLIYIYIYIYIYIYIVHALIYIHFVQIIVEGLKPLTSTSEGLLPHHFISSFPDTEDDQTIASILAEEGNSQVAGRLGKRLSHLDSIPHTPRVNGEIPDVNDATLDHERLSERLATYGLEELKIEGDGNCQFRALADQLFCSPDYHKHARKQIVKQLKHHRKMYEGYVPMKYRSYVKKMKKSGEWGDHVTLQAAADRFGAKICVLTSFRDTCYIEIFPKDRSPTREIWLSFWSEVHYNSLYENGDVPTRVARKKYWFF, from the exons ATGAAAAGTCTTTCTAAAGCAACGTGTTGTGTTGATTTCTTGTCGGAAAGAGAGACGATAACGTCAAGTccaaaacttatatatatatatatatatatatatatatatatatatatagtccatgcattaatatatattcattttgtcCAAATAATAGTTGAAGGCTTGAAGCCTCTGACCTCCACAAGCGAAGGCCTTCTTCCTCACCATTTCATATCCAG CTTTCCAGATACAGAGGATGACCAAACCATTGCAAGCATTTTAGCAGAAGAGGGAAATTCTCAAGTTGCAGGAAGGCTGGGGAAGAGACTCTCGCACTTGGACTCCATCCCG CACACTCCAAGGGTTAATGGTGAGATACCTGATGTGAATGATGCAACCTTAGACCATGAGCGGCTGTCTGAAAG GTTGGCTACATATGGTTTAGAAGAACTAAAAATCGAAGGTGATGGGAATTGCCAG TTTCGAGCATTAGCAGACCAGTTGTTTTGTAGTCCAGATTACCACAAACATGCAAGGAAACAAATAGTCAAGCAG CTAAAGCATCACAGAAAAATGTATGAAGGATATGTCCCAATGAAGTATAGAAGCTAtgtgaagaagatgaaaaa GTCAGGGGAATGGGGGGATCATGTAACCCTACAAGCAGCTGCAGATAGA TTTGGAGCCAAAATTTGTGTGTTAACATCTTTCCGGGACACATGCTATATCGAAATCTTTCCGAAAGACAGGAGTCCAACCAGAG AAATTTGGCTAAGCTTTTGGAGTGAAGTTCATTACAATTCATTGTAcgaaaatggag ATGTTCCCACCAGAGTAGCAAGAAAAAAGTACTGGTTTTTCTAG